One window from the genome of Rhizobium sp. NZLR1 encodes:
- a CDS encoding branched-chain amino acid ABC transporter permease: protein MNAFLGAIIDGILYSAWLFIIAVGLTLIYGVMKILNMAHGTFYAIGAYMSVTLLGWWFAQGLPPAGSIPVMIVAALIAGTIVGLVVERGVLRFFAGRDPVVLLLVTYALFLILEDVVKLIWGVDPWIASDPVWAFGNVYLGPLVYPTYNLIVVVVAIVSGGLLTWFLQFTAKGKMLRAVIHDPEVSQAMGINVSRWKVSAFVVGSILAALGGAFTAPTISVAPGMGVEVVVMMFAAVVIGGLGSIPGTIVGALIVGFVRSLAVHYWPEVEVFSIYAVMAIVLAIRPQGLFSGVELRKI from the coding sequence ATGAACGCGTTTCTAGGCGCTATTATTGACGGCATTCTGTATTCCGCATGGCTCTTCATCATCGCAGTCGGCCTGACGCTGATCTACGGGGTGATGAAGATCCTCAACATGGCCCATGGCACGTTCTATGCCATCGGCGCCTACATGTCGGTGACTCTGCTGGGTTGGTGGTTCGCCCAGGGCCTGCCGCCCGCTGGAAGCATTCCGGTCATGATTGTCGCGGCGCTGATCGCCGGTACGATTGTCGGCCTCGTCGTCGAACGGGGCGTCCTGCGCTTTTTCGCGGGGCGCGATCCCGTCGTGCTGCTGCTGGTAACCTATGCGCTCTTCCTCATTCTGGAAGACGTGGTGAAGCTCATCTGGGGTGTCGATCCATGGATAGCCTCCGACCCGGTGTGGGCATTCGGCAACGTCTATCTCGGCCCCCTTGTCTATCCGACCTACAACCTCATTGTCGTCGTCGTGGCGATCGTCAGTGGTGGTCTCCTGACGTGGTTTCTGCAATTCACTGCCAAGGGGAAGATGCTGCGCGCCGTCATTCATGATCCGGAAGTATCGCAGGCGATGGGCATCAATGTCAGCCGCTGGAAAGTGTCGGCCTTTGTGGTCGGCTCGATCCTCGCCGCACTCGGCGGCGCCTTCACAGCGCCGACCATCTCGGTGGCGCCGGGCATGGGCGTCGAAGTGGTCGTCATGATGTTCGCAGCGGTGGTGATCGGGGGGCTTGGATCGATTCCTGGCACCATTGTCGGCGCCCTGATCGTCGGCTTCGTCCGCTCACTTGCGGTCCACTATTGGCCCGAAGTCGAAGTGTTCAGCATCTATGCAGTGATGGCTATCGTTCTCGCCATACGTCCGCAGGGGCTGTTTTCCGGTGTGGAGCTGCGCAAGATATGA
- a CDS encoding branched-chain amino acid ABC transporter permease has protein sequence MNKTKTFVPVAVGAALFLIVAAWALPTWNFVISIGLAKGLAVLGLVLMMRAGLVSFGQGLYYAIGGYSVGLMVNLWRINEAVLLLIAPVVIAAATAAVAGLLLSRYRDIFFAMLTLALSMLLYGLLVKSVELGGTDGFNIRGVTLFGLPLSGTARFNGLVILVLICFTAVITVWYFGKTALGRLLPGIKDNEIRVEYLGASASKTIYLSYILAAILAAVGGSMSGILVAHVDPEMAFWATSGEFVVIAVLAGTGNIFTPFIAALALEFVRTFAYQHAPNTWQLVLGVIILSMILFLPTGLGGIRFGKRNTTTVEAGEKA, from the coding sequence ATGAACAAAACCAAAACCTTTGTGCCGGTCGCCGTCGGCGCGGCACTTTTCCTAATCGTCGCGGCCTGGGCGCTACCCACCTGGAACTTCGTCATCTCGATCGGCCTTGCCAAGGGGCTCGCGGTTCTCGGCCTCGTGCTGATGATGCGCGCTGGGTTGGTCTCGTTCGGCCAGGGACTTTATTATGCTATCGGCGGCTATTCCGTCGGCTTGATGGTCAATCTCTGGAGAATCAACGAAGCGGTTCTCTTGCTCATCGCCCCGGTCGTCATCGCCGCGGCGACTGCAGCAGTCGCCGGTCTCCTTCTGTCGCGTTACCGCGACATCTTCTTCGCGATGCTGACGCTCGCCCTGTCGATGCTTCTCTACGGTCTTCTGGTGAAGTCGGTGGAACTTGGCGGCACGGACGGCTTCAACATCCGAGGCGTGACCTTGTTCGGCCTGCCGCTGAGCGGTACTGCGCGTTTCAACGGCCTCGTTATCCTCGTCCTGATCTGTTTCACAGCGGTGATAACCGTCTGGTACTTCGGCAAGACGGCGCTCGGTCGCCTGCTGCCTGGCATCAAGGATAACGAGATTCGCGTCGAGTATCTCGGCGCGTCTGCAAGCAAGACGATCTATCTCTCCTACATCCTTGCGGCAATTCTAGCCGCCGTAGGTGGCTCCATGAGCGGCATTCTCGTCGCGCATGTGGATCCGGAAATGGCCTTCTGGGCAACCTCGGGCGAATTCGTGGTGATCGCAGTCCTTGCCGGTACTGGCAACATCTTCACGCCCTTCATCGCCGCGCTTGCACTCGAATTTGTCAGGACGTTCGCCTATCAGCATGCCCCCAACACTTGGCAACTGGTACTTGGCGTCATCATCCTCTCGATGATCCTGTTCCTGCCGACAGGCCTGGGCGGCATCCGTTTCGGTAAGCGCAACACGACCACCGTCGAGGCAGGAGAAAAAGCATGA
- a CDS encoding ABC transporter ATP-binding protein yields MKPIIEAKSLIKRFGAVTAANDVNVDIMSGTISGLIGTNGAGKTTFINMITGYLGPDSGSILLDGQEIVGLSPRQITRRGVARSFQIPQLFNSLTAIENLMFAYSATDSVGIKGFSILSDDELATHADERLEVFGLGAFRNSIAGTMPEGIRKLLDIAIAMVGKPKVLFLDEPTSGVASEEKFSVMDRIIDATRVAGVSVLFVEHDMEIVGRYSDRVLAFFEGRVLIDGPPETVLSDRQVRELIIGEEHCVRREDNHA; encoded by the coding sequence ATGAAGCCGATTATTGAAGCAAAGAGCCTCATTAAGCGGTTCGGCGCGGTAACTGCCGCAAACGACGTGAATGTCGACATCATGTCTGGAACGATTTCGGGGCTGATCGGCACAAACGGCGCCGGCAAGACGACGTTTATCAATATGATTACGGGCTACCTCGGCCCGGACTCCGGTTCGATCCTGCTCGACGGACAGGAAATCGTCGGGCTTTCACCTCGTCAGATCACTCGGCGCGGCGTTGCCCGGTCCTTTCAGATTCCGCAATTGTTCAACTCGCTGACAGCGATTGAGAACCTGATGTTTGCCTACAGCGCCACGGACAGCGTTGGCATCAAGGGCTTTTCAATTCTTTCCGACGACGAGCTCGCGACCCATGCTGACGAGAGGCTCGAGGTGTTCGGACTTGGAGCGTTCCGCAACTCGATTGCCGGCACGATGCCCGAAGGCATCCGCAAGCTTCTCGACATTGCAATTGCCATGGTTGGCAAGCCGAAGGTTCTTTTCCTGGACGAGCCGACGAGCGGTGTCGCCAGCGAAGAAAAATTCTCGGTCATGGACCGCATTATTGATGCGACCCGTGTCGCAGGCGTCAGCGTGCTCTTCGTCGAACACGACATGGAGATCGTTGGCCGCTACTCCGACCGCGTGCTCGCTTTCTTCGAAGGCCGGGTGCTGATTGATGGACCTCCGGAAACGGTCCTCAGCGACCGACAAGTGCGCGAACTCATCATTGGTGAAGAACATTGCGTTCGCAGGGAGGATAACCATGCTTGA
- a CDS encoding ATP-binding cassette domain-containing protein: MVKNIAFAGRITMLEVKSINVSIGGVPILRDVSMKVEARSMVGIVGRNGAGKTTLMRAIMGLLPLRAGSIHYEKKDISREAPHLRVHHQMGFAPEDRRLIPELTVEENLLIPAWAAGVTDAQKRLDDVYALIPEAADFRHRRALQLSGGQQKLVAIGRARMTGTQLLMLDEPFEGVAPALSKRISEVVASLQPLGLSILLSGADLRHAGKGLDMVYRMDRGQITSI; this comes from the coding sequence TTGGTGAAGAACATTGCGTTCGCAGGGAGGATAACCATGCTTGAAGTGAAGTCAATCAACGTCTCCATCGGCGGGGTACCTATTCTGCGTGACGTTTCCATGAAGGTCGAAGCCCGCTCGATGGTCGGAATCGTCGGCCGCAATGGTGCCGGCAAGACCACGTTGATGCGTGCGATAATGGGGCTCTTGCCACTCCGGGCAGGTTCGATCCATTATGAGAAGAAGGACATTTCACGTGAGGCGCCGCATCTGCGCGTGCACCACCAGATGGGCTTCGCGCCGGAAGACCGGCGCCTTATTCCCGAACTGACTGTTGAGGAAAACCTGCTTATTCCGGCATGGGCAGCTGGCGTCACAGATGCGCAGAAGCGGCTCGACGATGTCTATGCGCTCATTCCGGAGGCAGCGGACTTCCGCCATCGCCGCGCCCTGCAGCTTTCAGGCGGCCAGCAGAAACTCGTGGCCATCGGTCGCGCACGCATGACTGGCACCCAGCTGTTAATGCTAGACGAGCCATTCGAAGGCGTCGCCCCCGCGCTTTCCAAGCGCATTTCCGAGGTAGTCGCATCCCTGCAGCCGCTTGGTCTTTCCATCCTTCTTTCCGGCGCCGATCTTCGGCACGCCGGTAAGGGCCTCGATATGGTTTATCGCATGGACCGTGGCCAGATCACTTCTATTTGA